From one Gracilibacillus salinarum genomic stretch:
- a CDS encoding YdeI/OmpD-associated family protein — protein MSIIIKLNLSKYKNLVVLNQPNDYDLFNQYKKDLSDQHDAIFIFVETIEEMMTSVKQIIQQQSLDDKGYLYFAYPKKGNKRYQTYVHRDQIFPALRVGEDGYIEGSDLKFSRMVSMDEVFTVVGIKREPKKVKKTRAASQKVEDYQGNIKDVEQFLAGYPEQLDFYLHLTPGYQRDWARYIYSAKQQKTKEKRQQQMIDILKQGYKSMELFRQSKK, from the coding sequence ATGTCAATTATAATCAAGCTAAATTTGAGTAAATACAAAAATCTTGTCGTATTAAATCAGCCAAACGATTATGATCTATTTAATCAATATAAAAAAGATCTGTCCGATCAACATGATGCTATTTTTATCTTCGTAGAAACGATCGAAGAAATGATGACGAGCGTAAAGCAGATTATACAGCAGCAATCTTTGGATGATAAAGGATATTTATATTTCGCTTACCCGAAAAAAGGAAACAAACGATATCAGACATATGTTCACAGAGATCAAATTTTTCCTGCTCTACGTGTTGGTGAAGATGGATACATAGAAGGAAGTGATCTGAAATTTTCCCGGATGGTGAGTATGGATGAGGTCTTTACGGTCGTAGGGATAAAGCGGGAGCCAAAAAAAGTGAAAAAGACACGGGCAGCTAGTCAAAAGGTAGAAGATTATCAAGGTAATATAAAAGATGTTGAACAATTTTTAGCAGGCTATCCTGAGCAATTGGATTTTTACCTTCATTTAACACCAGGTTATCAACGAGATTGGGCACGTTATATTTATTCGGCAAAACAGCAAAAAACAAAAGAAAAACGTCAGCAGCAAATGATCGATATTCTAAAACAAGGCTATAAATCGATGGAGTTGTTCCGTCAGAGTAAGAAATAA
- a CDS encoding ABC transporter ATP-binding protein: MDYAIEMLNIRKEFPGIVANDNITVQLQKGEIHALLGENGAGKSTLMNVLFGLYQPEKGEIRVNGKPVNITNPNIANGLGIGMVHQHFMLVEPFTVTQNIVLGSEPTNKFGKIDLAKASKEIKELSDRYGLQVDPDAKISDISVGMQQRVEILKTLYRGAEVLIFDEPTAVLTPQEINELIDIMRSLIKEGKSIILITHKLKEIMEVCDRCTVIRKGKGIGTVNVADTNTTELASLMVGREVSFKTEKKTAEPKDIVLAIKDLFVRDSRKLDMVKGLNLDVRAGEIVGIAGVDGNGQSELIEAITGLSKTRSGSVTLSNKEITRLSPRKITESGLGHIPQDRHKYGLVLDYSVGENIVLQTYYQKPYSNASVLKYNEIFDKAEKIIEEYDVRTPSVYTKARALSGGNQQKAIIGREVDRSPKLLIAAQPTRGLDVGAIEFIHRKLIEERDKGSAILLVSFELDEIMNVSDRIAVMFDGKIVADVKPEDTNEQELGLLMAGSQVDKAGVISE, from the coding sequence GTGGATTATGCAATTGAGATGTTGAACATTAGAAAAGAGTTCCCGGGAATTGTAGCAAATGATAATATTACTGTTCAGTTACAAAAAGGGGAAATTCATGCATTGCTTGGCGAGAATGGTGCCGGTAAATCAACATTGATGAATGTATTATTCGGATTATATCAGCCGGAAAAAGGAGAAATCCGTGTCAACGGTAAACCTGTTAATATAACTAATCCTAATATCGCTAATGGGTTAGGTATTGGTATGGTCCATCAGCACTTTATGTTAGTAGAACCATTTACCGTTACTCAGAATATTGTGTTAGGCAGTGAGCCTACGAATAAATTCGGAAAGATTGATCTTGCTAAAGCAAGTAAGGAAATAAAAGAATTATCCGATCGCTATGGATTACAGGTAGATCCAGATGCAAAAATTAGTGATATTTCAGTTGGAATGCAACAGCGTGTAGAGATTTTAAAGACGTTGTATCGAGGTGCAGAAGTGCTGATTTTTGATGAACCAACTGCAGTACTGACGCCACAGGAAATAAATGAACTTATTGACATTATGCGCTCCTTAATTAAAGAAGGAAAATCGATTATTCTCATTACGCATAAATTAAAGGAAATTATGGAGGTCTGTGACAGATGTACGGTTATCCGTAAAGGAAAAGGGATCGGCACAGTCAATGTCGCAGATACAAACACTACCGAGCTCGCTTCATTGATGGTTGGTCGGGAAGTAAGCTTTAAAACAGAGAAAAAAACAGCAGAGCCGAAAGATATTGTTTTAGCTATAAAAGATTTGTTTGTAAGAGATTCAAGAAAATTAGATATGGTAAAAGGGTTAAATTTAGACGTGCGTGCTGGTGAAATTGTTGGGATTGCAGGGGTCGATGGAAATGGTCAATCGGAATTAATTGAAGCGATAACAGGCCTTTCGAAAACAAGATCAGGATCGGTAACATTATCTAACAAGGAGATTACTAGATTATCTCCCAGAAAGATTACCGAAAGTGGGCTTGGACATATTCCGCAGGATCGTCATAAATATGGACTTGTACTGGACTATTCAGTTGGTGAGAATATTGTGTTACAGACGTATTATCAGAAGCCTTATTCTAATGCCAGTGTGCTTAAATATAATGAAATTTTTGATAAAGCAGAGAAGATCATCGAAGAGTACGATGTCCGTACACCGAGTGTCTATACGAAGGCACGGGCTTTATCAGGCGGAAACCAGCAAAAGGCGATTATTGGCCGAGAAGTTGACCGCTCTCCGAAATTATTAATCGCTGCCCAGCCGACAAGAGGTTTGGACGTTGGTGCGATCGAATTTATCCATAGAAAATTAATTGAAGAACGTGATAAGGGGAGTGCAATTCTGCTCGTATCCTTTGAACTTGATGAAATTATGAATGTCAGTGACAGGATTGCCGTTATGTTTGATGGTAAAATTGTGGCTGATGTGAAACCAGAAGATACGAATGAACAAGAGCTTGGCCTTTTAATGGCAGGAAGTCAAGTGGACAAGGCAGGTGTAATTAGCGAATGA
- a CDS encoding ABC transporter permease, which yields MTANNRLFGILVPVISVIVGLLAGAIIMLASGHNPIEGYAALWRGAFGDSYTLGETIRRTTPLILTGLAVAFAFKTGLFNIGAEGQVIVGWLASIWVGVAVEAPMIIHLPLAVLAGAVAGGLWGFIPGLLKAKLGVHEVIITIMMNYIALHVTNEIIRSILTDQATTTEPIAATASLASTWLQSITFYSRVHYGVLIALAAAFVMWFIIERTTYGYELKAVGFNRHASNYAGMNVSRNIILSMVLGGAFAGLAGTMEGLGTYGTISVMSGFTNLGFDGIAVALLGSNNAFGVVLAAILFGALKEGAGEMPTAAGVPTELVDIIIALIIFFVASSYIIRWALLRFKKGGNIDV from the coding sequence ATGACAGCGAATAATAGATTGTTTGGAATTTTAGTTCCAGTTATATCGGTTATAGTAGGTTTATTAGCTGGAGCGATTATTATGCTAGCCTCAGGTCATAATCCGATTGAAGGATATGCGGCTTTATGGAGAGGTGCATTTGGTGATAGCTATACATTAGGGGAGACAATTCGTCGAACCACACCATTAATTTTAACAGGGCTAGCAGTAGCGTTTGCCTTCAAAACAGGCCTTTTTAATATCGGTGCTGAAGGGCAAGTTATCGTCGGTTGGCTAGCCTCGATTTGGGTTGGCGTTGCTGTGGAGGCGCCGATGATTATTCATCTTCCTTTAGCGGTGTTAGCTGGAGCTGTAGCAGGTGGTCTATGGGGATTCATCCCTGGTTTATTAAAAGCAAAACTTGGTGTTCACGAAGTTATTATTACGATTATGATGAATTATATTGCATTACATGTGACCAATGAAATTATCCGAAGTATTCTGACAGACCAAGCTACGACAACAGAACCGATTGCAGCAACAGCCTCTTTAGCATCAACCTGGCTACAGAGTATTACCTTTTATTCAAGGGTACACTATGGTGTTTTAATTGCTTTGGCAGCAGCTTTTGTTATGTGGTTTATTATTGAACGCACCACGTATGGTTATGAATTAAAAGCGGTCGGCTTTAATCGGCATGCTTCTAATTATGCCGGAATGAATGTCAGTAGAAATATTATCTTATCGATGGTACTCGGTGGTGCTTTCGCGGGTCTTGCGGGAACGATGGAAGGCCTTGGTACGTATGGAACAATCTCTGTCATGTCAGGCTTTACAAATCTTGGTTTTGATGGAATTGCTGTTGCGCTGCTTGGCTCTAACAATGCTTTTGGTGTCGTATTAGCCGCCATTTTGTTTGGTGCTTTAAAAGAAGGTGCTGGGGAAATGCCTACAGCAGCTGGTGTTCCGACAGAACTCGTAGATATTATTATCGCATTGATTATTTTCTTTGTCGCATCCAGTTATATCATTCGCTGGGCTTTACTTCGCTTCAAAAAAGGAGGGAATATAGATGTTTGA
- a CDS encoding BMP family lipoprotein has translation MKNRKFLLFVLALTLGMFLAACGTADEDGAEDNTATEGNEEGTSGEDATSTDYSVAMVTDVGGVDDKSFNQSAWEGIQAWGEEHGLSQGEGFDYAQSTDKADYMPNLTRFVRDEYNLVYGIGFELKEDIQKAAEQYPDTNFAIVDDTVEADNAVSITFKEHQGSFLVGVAAAMKTTTNKVGFVGGVDSPLIKKFESGFIAGVKSVNPDIEVDVQYAESFADAAKGKLIATNMYDSGVDVIYHASGATGNGVFNQAKDIKQNDPEREIWVIGVDRDQHDEGTIGDHNVTLTSMVKRVDVAVQDVANRGMNGEFPGGEKLEYGLEQDGIDFAKTNEEAMTGEIITAVDEYKEKILSGEIEVPSTIEDLEAFEESL, from the coding sequence ATGAAAAATCGTAAATTTTTATTATTCGTATTGGCTTTAACGTTAGGTATGTTCTTAGCTGCATGTGGCACTGCAGATGAAGATGGAGCAGAAGACAATACAGCAACAGAAGGTAACGAGGAAGGTACAAGCGGTGAAGATGCAACTTCTACTGATTACAGTGTAGCGATGGTTACGGATGTCGGTGGGGTAGATGATAAATCATTTAATCAATCTGCGTGGGAAGGTATTCAAGCATGGGGAGAAGAACATGGTTTATCTCAAGGGGAAGGCTTTGATTATGCACAATCAACTGATAAAGCAGACTATATGCCGAACTTAACTCGTTTTGTACGTGATGAATATAATTTAGTATATGGTATCGGCTTTGAATTAAAAGAGGATATTCAAAAAGCGGCAGAGCAGTATCCGGATACAAATTTCGCAATAGTAGATGATACAGTGGAAGCGGATAATGCGGTAAGTATTACATTTAAAGAACACCAAGGATCATTCCTGGTTGGCGTTGCAGCAGCAATGAAAACAACTACAAACAAAGTAGGATTTGTAGGAGGGGTTGATTCTCCATTAATCAAAAAATTCGAATCAGGTTTTATTGCAGGTGTGAAATCTGTGAATCCTGATATTGAAGTAGATGTTCAGTATGCAGAATCATTCGCTGATGCTGCCAAAGGTAAATTAATTGCTACCAATATGTATGACAGTGGTGTTGATGTTATCTATCATGCTTCTGGTGCAACAGGTAACGGTGTATTCAACCAAGCAAAAGACATTAAGCAAAATGATCCTGAACGTGAAATCTGGGTGATCGGTGTTGACCGTGACCAGCATGATGAAGGTACAATCGGCGACCACAACGTAACATTAACTTCAATGGTAAAACGTGTAGATGTAGCGGTTCAAGACGTTGCTAATCGTGGTATGAACGGTGAATTTCCTGGTGGAGAGAAACTGGAGTACGGTTTAGAGCAAGATGGTATTGATTTTGCTAAAACAAACGAAGAAGCAATGACGGGCGAAATTATTACTGCTGTAGATGAGTACAAAGAGAAAATCTTAAGCGGTGAAATCGAAGTTCCTTCTACAATAGAAGACCTCGAAGCATTCGAAGAATCATTATAA
- a CDS encoding ABC transporter permease: protein MFDILQSIIPTVLFYSAPLILTALGGVFSERSGVVNIGLEGLMVMGAFVGIVFNLTFADVFGVWTPWVSLIAATVIGALFSLIHAVASITFYANQVVSGVAINMLALGIGVYLTKVWYDKGQTDMVNQPFYTTDIPVLSNIPLIGTLFFEGVYVTSYLAIILAFVAWYVLYQTPFGLRLRAVGEHPMAADTNGIKVERMRYIAVLLSGALGGLGGSVFALTIASNFSHSTIVGQGFMSLAAVIFGKWHPLGAMGAALFFGLAQSLSVVSAGVPVLENIPQIILLIAPYLLTILALAGFIGRADAPRANGVPYIKGSR, encoded by the coding sequence ATGTTTGATATCTTACAATCAATTATTCCAACTGTTCTTTTCTATTCAGCACCTCTCATCTTAACAGCATTAGGAGGAGTGTTTAGCGAACGGTCTGGTGTCGTAAATATTGGATTAGAAGGACTCATGGTGATGGGAGCATTTGTCGGCATTGTCTTTAATCTGACATTTGCCGATGTATTCGGGGTCTGGACGCCGTGGGTGTCGCTTATCGCCGCTACTGTGATTGGTGCACTTTTTTCACTTATTCATGCTGTTGCGTCGATTACGTTCTATGCTAATCAGGTTGTAAGTGGTGTTGCGATTAACATGTTAGCACTCGGTATTGGTGTTTATCTAACAAAGGTTTGGTATGATAAAGGCCAGACAGATATGGTTAATCAGCCTTTCTATACAACAGATATCCCAGTGCTTTCGAATATTCCGTTGATCGGAACCCTCTTTTTCGAAGGGGTGTATGTCACATCCTATTTAGCAATTATTCTCGCTTTTGTAGCCTGGTATGTGTTATATCAAACGCCATTCGGTTTACGTTTGCGCGCAGTCGGCGAGCACCCAATGGCGGCTGATACGAATGGAATTAAAGTAGAAAGAATGCGTTATATTGCAGTGTTGCTTTCAGGGGCATTAGGCGGATTAGGTGGATCAGTTTTTGCCTTGACCATCGCTTCTAACTTCTCTCACTCAACAATTGTTGGGCAAGGGTTTATGTCACTGGCTGCTGTTATCTTTGGAAAATGGCATCCACTAGGTGCAATGGGGGCTGCGCTGTTCTTTGGACTTGCGCAAAGTTTAAGTGTAGTGAGCGCTGGAGTCCCCGTGTTGGAAAATATACCACAAATCATATTGTTGATTGCACCATATTTATTAACGATATTAGCTCTGGCAGGGTTTATTGGCAGAGCCGATGCACCACGAGCTAATGGTGTCCCATATATAAAAGGAAGCAGATAA